In one Planctomycetota bacterium genomic region, the following are encoded:
- a CDS encoding IS3 family transposase — protein MVLTESFAASAVCDALDVSRSGFYAWRSEEESHREEADRELTPVICDVFWHHRRRYGARRIAVALSERGIVCGVARVARLLKNQGLRAIQPQSFTPRTTDSRHSLGYNENLLKGRKAPLRVDEVWVGDITYIPLATRTSGSRFGYLALLMDLFSRRIVGWDFGLTMDEELVLGALRRAIRDRQPESGLIHHTDRGGQYASARYRAVLRRAGISQSMSAAANCYDNAFMESCFGTIKQELELVEYESSADALRELSSYIRYYNAERIHSSLGYVSPAQFETQHPPGK, from the coding sequence TTGGTGCTGACGGAATCGTTCGCGGCCTCGGCGGTGTGCGATGCGCTCGACGTGAGCCGGTCGGGGTTTTACGCCTGGCGGAGCGAGGAAGAGTCTCACAGAGAGGAAGCAGATCGGGAGTTGACGCCGGTGATTTGCGACGTGTTCTGGCATCATCGTCGGCGGTACGGAGCACGGAGGATCGCGGTGGCGTTGTCCGAGCGCGGGATCGTCTGTGGCGTGGCGCGGGTCGCCAGGCTGCTGAAAAACCAGGGTTTGCGTGCGATTCAGCCCCAGTCGTTCACGCCGCGCACGACCGACAGCCGGCACAGCCTGGGCTACAACGAAAACCTGTTGAAAGGCAGAAAGGCGCCTTTGAGGGTTGATGAAGTGTGGGTCGGTGACATCACGTACATTCCGCTGGCCACGCGCACGTCAGGCAGCCGGTTCGGTTATCTGGCACTGTTGATGGACCTGTTTTCGCGGCGGATCGTGGGCTGGGATTTCGGGCTGACGATGGATGAGGAACTGGTTCTCGGCGCACTGCGACGCGCGATTCGAGACCGGCAACCGGAGTCGGGCTTGATCCATCACACGGACCGGGGCGGCCAGTACGCCTCGGCGAGATATCGGGCCGTGCTGCGGCGTGCCGGGATCTCTCAGAGCATGAGCGCCGCGGCGAACTGTTACGACAATGCCTTCATGGAATCGTGCTTTGGGACGATCAAGCAGGAGTTGGAACTGGTCGAATATGAGAGCAGCGCCGACGCGCTGCGCGAGCTGTCGAGCTACATCCGCTACTACAACGCCGAGCGCATCCATTCGTCGCTGGGGTACGTCTCCCCGGCCCAGTTTGAAACCCAACACCCTCCCGGAAAATAA
- a CDS encoding DEAD/DEAH box helicase family protein, giving the protein MPNLVKFKEDPDAMLVMSLEDYDEVTGKATKAAIMSKDVVGKNPPVTQVRSAEEGLLVSLNQRGTVDLAYIASLYGKPEQQIITELGDLIFQEPQSQEWQTADAYLSGNVRAKLAAAEAAGSQYQRNVNALRQVQPEDVLPGDIDAGLGAPWIPASDIQAFAADLFHVEPSSVPVAHLKKDAVWSLDAGYAAKASVAATSEFGTSRANGTWLLELALNMKSPTIYDTIQNGDCEERVVNQEETMAAREKQKLIKERFRSWVFTDPERTERLVRIYNDTYNNLRPRLFDGSHLDFQGMNQALTLRPHQKDAVWRGMSSGNTLLAHVVGAGKTFTMAATGMKMKQAGLVKKPMYVVPNHLLEQFAREFMQLYPNAKLLVAAKEDLTRDRRKFLTAKIASGEWDGIVVTHSSFERIGMSRDYQEKFLLEQIAEYDALLREHAADKGANRNLIKQIEKQKAARAERLKNLLAEDKKDDGLVFDELGVDHVFIDEAHYFKNLETPTKMERVAGIQTGGSERAFDVYMKARFLDEQHAGHGVTFATGTPISNTMVEMYTMQRFLDPEGLRSRGIEHFDAWAATFGEVVDTMEISPDGAGLRPRSRFARFTNLPELQQMFRAFSDVQTAEMLNLPRPRLRGDKPIVVACPMSDEQCELQRELVERYERLRSEKIDPRIDNALAITTDGRKLATDARMLSATAPDFPGSKVNRLVENVVEIWRKSTPTRGTQMIFADMGVNPTAWGYSPYDEIIEKLIAQGIPREQIATIGEAESDAKKQALFEKVRQGSVRVLIGSTQKMGTGTNVQKRLVALHHLDAPWKPAEVEQRDGRILRQGNENKEVAIYRYVTEGSFDAYMWQALETKARFIGQVITGDNAARRAEDIGGQELSYAEVKAIASGNPAVLTLAEADAELQRLNLLKKNHLDEQYVARRNVKSLPATITSLTERLSNLTTDEATVTGHAQDRIVIGKQPWNREDAPAALAGKLELLPTNVRENTRVPLGTFRGLQFGLVLHPQFPPDVYLEGAIIRHDSLSREHQGPRAVLNALERIATGYAAETVRVRQDLSIAESQLRDYQARLGKAFPHDAYLLQLTDLRDQLKAGLSATAHNSRDQSGPSVSELADQIKSLKSANTIEATPQRVQRKHVSAEEPITARIRRRQEEVASADESSPNEDGSPEPKTMTFQERILRERQQRTDGESQSPS; this is encoded by the coding sequence ATGCCCAACCTTGTAAAATTCAAGGAAGACCCGGACGCGATGCTGGTCATGTCGCTCGAAGATTACGACGAAGTGACCGGCAAGGCGACCAAAGCCGCCATCATGTCGAAGGACGTGGTAGGCAAGAACCCGCCCGTTACGCAAGTACGCTCCGCCGAGGAAGGCTTGCTGGTATCGCTCAATCAGCGCGGCACGGTGGATCTCGCCTATATCGCATCCCTGTACGGTAAGCCGGAGCAGCAGATTATCACCGAACTGGGCGACCTGATCTTTCAGGAACCGCAATCGCAGGAATGGCAGACCGCCGACGCCTACCTGTCCGGTAACGTGCGGGCAAAACTCGCCGCCGCCGAAGCGGCAGGCTCGCAATACCAACGCAACGTCAACGCCTTGCGGCAGGTGCAGCCCGAGGACGTGCTACCGGGCGACATCGACGCCGGGCTTGGGGCACCGTGGATTCCGGCAAGCGATATTCAGGCATTTGCCGCCGACCTGTTCCATGTTGAGCCGTCTTCCGTGCCGGTGGCCCACCTGAAGAAAGATGCCGTCTGGAGCCTGGACGCCGGATACGCCGCCAAGGCATCCGTCGCCGCAACATCGGAATTCGGAACGTCGCGAGCCAACGGCACCTGGCTGCTCGAACTGGCCCTCAACATGAAGTCGCCGACCATTTACGACACCATCCAGAATGGCGACTGTGAGGAGAGGGTGGTCAACCAGGAAGAGACGATGGCAGCCCGCGAGAAGCAGAAGCTCATTAAGGAGCGTTTCCGTTCGTGGGTGTTCACCGACCCGGAACGCACCGAACGCCTCGTGCGGATTTACAACGACACCTATAACAATCTGCGTCCCCGGCTGTTCGACGGCTCGCATCTCGATTTCCAGGGGATGAATCAGGCATTGACGCTCCGCCCGCATCAGAAGGATGCCGTCTGGCGGGGCATGAGCAGCGGCAACACCTTGCTGGCCCACGTCGTCGGTGCCGGCAAGACATTCACGATGGCCGCAACCGGCATGAAGATGAAACAGGCCGGGCTTGTCAAAAAGCCGATGTACGTCGTCCCCAATCACCTGCTGGAGCAATTCGCCCGCGAATTCATGCAGTTGTATCCGAATGCGAAGCTGCTGGTTGCCGCCAAGGAAGACCTGACCCGCGACCGCCGCAAGTTCCTCACCGCCAAGATTGCCAGCGGCGAATGGGATGGCATCGTCGTCACGCATTCATCCTTCGAGCGCATCGGCATGTCACGGGATTATCAGGAGAAGTTCCTGCTGGAGCAGATCGCGGAATACGACGCATTGCTCCGCGAACACGCTGCCGACAAGGGCGCCAACCGCAACCTCATCAAGCAGATCGAAAAGCAGAAGGCGGCCCGCGCTGAGCGGCTCAAGAACCTTTTGGCCGAGGACAAGAAGGATGACGGGCTGGTATTCGATGAACTGGGGGTCGATCACGTCTTCATCGACGAGGCCCATTATTTCAAGAACCTGGAAACCCCGACCAAGATGGAACGTGTCGCCGGTATCCAGACTGGAGGCAGCGAACGCGCCTTCGACGTGTACATGAAGGCCCGCTTCCTCGACGAGCAGCACGCTGGCCACGGCGTCACATTTGCCACAGGAACGCCGATCAGCAACACGATGGTGGAGATGTACACCATGCAGCGATTCCTCGACCCAGAGGGCCTCAGAAGCCGGGGAATCGAGCATTTCGACGCCTGGGCAGCCACCTTCGGCGAAGTCGTGGACACGATGGAGATTTCCCCGGATGGTGCCGGGCTTCGCCCCCGCAGCCGGTTTGCCCGGTTCACAAACCTGCCGGAGCTTCAGCAGATGTTCCGGGCATTCTCCGATGTGCAGACCGCCGAGATGCTCAACCTGCCGCGTCCGCGACTGCGAGGCGACAAGCCCATCGTGGTTGCCTGCCCCATGTCCGATGAACAGTGCGAACTGCAAAGGGAGTTGGTGGAACGCTACGAACGGCTGCGGTCGGAGAAGATCGACCCGCGTATTGATAACGCACTGGCAATTACAACCGACGGCCGCAAGCTCGCCACCGATGCCCGGATGCTTTCGGCCACGGCCCCTGATTTTCCGGGATCGAAGGTCAACCGTCTTGTGGAAAACGTTGTGGAAATCTGGAGGAAGAGCACGCCAACACGCGGAACGCAAATGATTTTTGCCGACATGGGCGTGAATCCGACAGCGTGGGGTTACTCGCCGTATGACGAGATCATCGAGAAGCTGATCGCCCAGGGCATTCCCCGCGAGCAGATTGCCACCATCGGCGAAGCCGAATCCGACGCCAAGAAGCAGGCATTGTTCGAGAAGGTTCGCCAAGGTTCAGTGCGGGTGCTGATCGGCAGTACGCAAAAGATGGGCACGGGCACCAACGTCCAGAAACGGTTGGTCGCCCTGCATCACCTCGATGCACCGTGGAAACCGGCGGAAGTCGAACAGCGTGACGGCCGCATTCTCCGCCAGGGCAATGAAAACAAGGAAGTGGCGATTTACCGTTACGTTACCGAGGGTTCGTTCGATGCCTATATGTGGCAGGCCCTCGAAACCAAGGCCCGGTTCATTGGCCAGGTCATCACCGGTGACAATGCCGCCCGACGCGCCGAGGACATCGGCGGACAGGAACTCTCCTATGCCGAGGTCAAAGCAATCGCATCCGGAAACCCGGCAGTGCTCACACTGGCCGAAGCTGATGCCGAGTTGCAGCGGCTCAACCTCCTGAAAAAGAACCATCTCGACGAGCAATACGTCGCCCGTCGAAACGTGAAGAGTTTGCCGGCTACCATCACGAGCCTCACCGAACGGCTGTCAAATCTGACCACCGACGAGGCGACCGTCACGGGCCATGCCCAGGACCGCATCGTCATTGGCAAGCAACCCTGGAACCGCGAAGACGCACCTGCTGCTCTTGCGGGCAAGCTGGAACTGCTGCCGACCAACGTCCGCGAGAATACCCGCGTTCCGCTTGGCACCTTCCGGGGCCTGCAATTCGGTTTGGTCCTGCATCCGCAGTTTCCACCCGACGTATATCTCGAAGGTGCGATCATTCGGCATGACTCGCTTTCGCGGGAGCATCAGGGACCACGCGCCGTGCTCAATGCCCTGGAACGGATTGCCACCGGCTACGCGGCTGAGACCGTCCGCGTCCGGCAGGATCTGTCGATTGCCGAATCGCAGTTACGCGACTATCAAGCCCGGCTGGGAAAAGCATTTCCGCACGATGCGTACCTGTTGCAACTGACTGACTTACGGGACCAGCTCAAGGCCGGGCTATCGGCTACCGCACACAATTCCCGTGATCAGTCCGGTCCGAGCGTTTCTGAACTGGCCGACCAGATCAAATCGCTGAAATCTGCGAACACCATTGAGGCAACTCCGCAGCGCGTGCAACGCAAGCACGTATCTGCTGAGGAGCCAATCACCGCCCGCATCCGCCGTCGGCAGGAAGAGGTCGCGTCGGCGGACGAATCCAGCCCAAATGAAGACGGATCGCCGGAGCCGAAGACAATGACATTCCAGGAACGCATCCTGAGGGAACGCCAGCAGCGCACCGATGGTGAATCGCAAAGCCCATCCTGA